In Rhineura floridana isolate rRhiFlo1 chromosome 22, rRhiFlo1.hap2, whole genome shotgun sequence, a single genomic region encodes these proteins:
- the LOC133374624 gene encoding solute carrier family 22 member 6-A-like has protein sequence MGFAELLEQVGSLGRFQIIHVTLLTIPVFMMASHMILQNFTAATPDHHCLVHHHGATSGNQSLGEEDLLKVSIPVDEKRQPNQCHRFVHHQWWLLNSTIVNRTEMETEPCKDGWVYDRRVFPNTIVTEWDLVCSSRALKQMAQSLYMAGVLVGGIIFGGLSDRFGRRLVLIWCYLQLAVTGTATAFSPSFSAYCSLRFLTGMAFSGIVLNCVSLFVEWTPMRTRAVLGTLTGLSYTTGQIVLAGMAYFIPDWRWLQLTVSLPYFLFFLYSWWFAESARWLVIAGKPDLAVKELKRVARINGKHNAGDKLNTEVKLSNMKEEMASTKRSCSLVDFVRTPTMRRISFSLCLVWFSTSFAYYGLVMDLQTFGLNIYLIQVVFGAVDFPAKFISALTINYVGRRVTQAATLILAGLTILANIFIPQDMRNTRTAFAVFGKGCLAASFNCIYLYTGELYPTVLRQTGMGLTNTMARLGGMVAPVAKMSSEYVPFLPHIIYGVAPIVSGIAALFLPETRNVPLPETIGQVENR, from the exons ATGGGATTTGCAGAGCTCTTAGAACAAGTTGGTAGCCTGGGGCGCTTCCAGATCATCCACGTGACCCTGCTGACCATCCCCGTCTTCATGATGGCCAGTCACATGATACTGCAGAACTTTACCGCAGCCACCCCGGATCACCACTGCTTGGTCCACCACCACGGTGCCACGTCTGGGAATCAAAGCCTGGGAGAGGAGGATCTCCTCAAGGTCTCCATCCCCGTGGATGAGAAGAGGCAGCCCAACCAATGCCACCGCTTTGTCCACCACCAGTGGTGGCTCTTGAACTCCACCATCGTGAACAGGACTGAGATGGAGACGGAGCCGTGCAAGGATGGGTGGGTGTATGACAGGAGGGTCTTCCCTAACACCATCGTCACTGAG TGGGACCTAGTATGTTCTTCGCGAGCTCTGAAGCAGATGGCTCAGTCCCTCTACATGGCTGGCGTGCTAGTGGGAGGTATCATCTTCGGAGGCCTCTCAGACAG GTTCGGACGACGGTTGGTTCtcatctggtgctacttgcagcTGGCCGTCACGGGGACTGCCACCGCCTTCTCCCCCAGCTTCAGTGCCTACTGCAGTCTCCGCTTCCTGACGGGAATGGCCTTCTCAGGCATAGTCCTCAACTGCGTCTCCCTCT ttgTGGAATGGACGCCCATGAGGACACGAGCGGTGCTGGGGACTTTGACTGGCTTGTCCTACACCACCGGGCAAATTGTCCTGGCGGGCATGGCCTACTTCATCCCGGACTGGCGCTGGCTGCAGCTCACCGTCTCCCTGCCTtatttcctcttctttctctACTCCTG GTGGTTTGCCGAATCAGCCCGCTGGCTGGTGATAGCCGGGAAGCCAGATCTGGCTGTCAAGGAGCTGAAGAGGGTGGCCCGGATCAATGGAAAGCACAACGCCGGCGACAAACTAAACACTGAGGTGAAATT ATCCAACATGAAGGAAGAAATGGCCTCCACAAAACGCAGCTGTTCACTTGTCGACTTCGTGCGGACGCCCACCATGCGAAGGATCTCTTTCTCCCTGTGCCTTGTGTG GTTCTCCACCAGTTTCGCCTATTACGGGCTGGTCATGGACCTCCAGACCTTTGGCCTCAACATCTACTTGATCCAGGTCGTTTTTGGAGCCGTCGACTTCCCAGCCAAGTTCATTTCCGCCCTCACAATCAATTATGTTGGGCGTCGGGTCACCCAAGCTGCCACGCTCATCCTTGCAGGACTGACCATCCTGGCTAACATCTTCATTCCTCAAG atATGCGCAACACGCGGACCGCCTTTGCCGTCTTCGGGAAGGGCTGTTTGGCTGCCTCATTCAACTGCATCTACTTATACACTGGAGAACTTTACCCAACAGTGCTCCG GCAGACCGGCATGGGTCTAACTAACACCATGGCTCGCTTGGGTGGTATGGTAGCCCCTGTGGCAAAGATGTCCAGTGAGTACGTCCCATTCCTGCCACACATAATCTACGGTGTTGCCCCCATTGTATCTGGGATAGCTGCCCTCTTCCTGCCAGAAACCCGCAACGTCCCACTGCCGGAAACAATAGGACAAGTTGAGAACAGGTGA